A single region of the Rhinoderma darwinii isolate aRhiDar2 chromosome 12 unlocalized genomic scaffold, aRhiDar2.hap1 SUPER_12_unloc_2, whole genome shotgun sequence genome encodes:
- the LOC142698140 gene encoding uncharacterized protein LOC142698140: MSYRELLQLAIDESSRINQGIADGRLRSGHRRRQSVEQDEDHDNVPDRRRRRGQVPPRRRLQQEGADRSRSPLRHEPIEQSETTSGRRINSETELRIPGESQPGSTPSTTQERSERLEEPTQDPSTSEPLPNLQPSREGSRSPQQTSNRLVEPTPSTSQLLPNQQSTTETTDSRPVQRRQRRRGRRGRQIDRLPSRTFTENEDIQSCTICLEDYEIGEQVTVLPCSHIFHLPCIAHWIPTNPCCPLCRVHAFQRKRRR; this comes from the exons atgagttacagagaactcttgcagcttgcaatagacgaaagttcccggataaatcaag gcattgctgatggaagattaagatctggacatagaaggcgtcagagtgtggagcaggatgaagaccatgacaatgtccccgacaggagacgaagacgtggtcaagttccaccgcgccgtaggttgcagcaagaaggagcggacagaagccggtccccattacgacatgagccaatagaacagtctgaaacgacaagtggccgtcgtattaatagtgagaccgagctcagaattcctggagaatcccagcctgggtctactccatcaactactcaggagagatccgaaaggctggaggaaccaacacaagaccccagcaccagtgagccgctaccaaacctgcagccgtccagagaaggaagcagatctcctcagcaaacatctaacaggctggtggagccaacaccaagcaccagtcagctgcttcccaaccaacagtcgacaacagagaccacagacagcagacctgtgcagagaagacaacgtcggcgaggcaggagaggcaggcagattgatagactcccatctcgaacctttactgaaaacgaagacatccagtcctgcactatatgcctagaggactatgagattggagagcaagtcaccgttctgccatgttctcacatattccatctgccttgtattgcacattggatcccgacaaatccatgctgtcccttgtgccgcgtccatgcctttcaaagaaagaggaggagataa